The window GTCGCGACGAACGTCGCCGCCGACGACGCGCCGATCAAGGCCTGGGCGAAGGCCGCCAAGGAGAAGAAGCGCGAGATCGACTGGGCGAACTTCCGCGCGGGCATGAAGAAATGCGACTCCGAGGGAGAGCGCGTCTTCTGCGCGTACGAGTACCTCGCCGAGCCGTTCCTCACGGCGGATTACCGCACCAGTCCTGGTGGGGACGGGTCGAAGAGCCTGCCCGTCTTCATCATCGACTACCCGTTCGAGGTCTCGCCGCTCGCGCGGAAGAAGGACGGGAATGGATCGCTGGTCGACAGGTTCGAGCTCTTCGTCGACGGCCGCGAGCTCTGCAACGCCTTCAGCGAGCTGAACGATCCCGAGGATCAGGACGCGCGCTTCCGGGCGCAGGTCGAGAAGAAGGCCAAGGGCGCCGAGGAGACGATGGACTACGACGCCGATTACGTGCGCGCGCTCGAGTACGGCATGCCGCCGACCGCGGGCTTCGGCATGGGCGTCGACAGGCTCACGATGTTGCTCACGGGCGCCGCGTCGATCCGCGACGTCATCCTCTTCCCCCTCCTCAGGCCCGAGGCGAGCGGCAGTTGAGCGCCGAGCAGGTCCCCTTCCTCGTCCTGCGTGTCCTCTCCGTCTCCGCGGCGGTCTGGCTCGCCGTGCTCGGCTTCCGGCGCCTGCGAGCGGGCTCCGCGCGGGGCATCGGCTGGCTCTTCGGATCGCTCACCGGGTTTGCCTTCACCGTGCTCTCGTACTTCGCGGCGAGGGCCCCGCGCGAGAGGTTCGCGCCGTTCAAGCTGAAGGACGAGATCGTCGGCTTCTCCGCGCTGCTCACGGGCGTGCTCTTCCTGGTCGCGGTGCTGGCCGCGCTCCTGCCGGTGATCCTCGACGTCCTCGAGCGCCGTGGCTTCAGCTCGTACGTGGGCGCGCGGCACGTGCGCGCCACGAAGAGCGGCTTTCTCACGGTGATCAGCGTGCTCAGCATGGCGGGCGTCGCCGTGAGCTCGTGCGCGCTCTGCTCCGTGACGAGCATCATGGGCGGCTTCGGCGCCGACCTGAAGCGCAAGATCCTGGGCAACAACGCGCACATCGTCGTCGACGTGACCAGGCCCGGCGGCTACGGCGACTGGGAGGACAAACTCGACGGCATCCGGCTCGCGGTCGCGCCGAAGGGCGGGGCGGCGACGCCGGTCGTGGCCGGCGACGCGATGGGCTCGTCGGCGTCGAACACCGCGGGCGCGCTCGTGCGTGGCATCGACACGAACACGATCGCGCAGGTGATCGACCTCAAGCAGAACATCGAGGTCGGCAACTTCGACTGGCTCGACGATCCGGACAAACTCGCGGATCTGCCGGCCGACACGATCATCGGGAGGGGCCCCGGGGGCGAGCCGTACTTCAAGGGGCCGGATCTGCGGGCCTCGGCGGACCTCGATCCAGCCGTGAAGGCGGCGCTGCGGAAGGACGTGAAGGTCCTGCCGGGCGTGATCATCGGCAAGGAGCTCGCGAAGAGCCTGCACGTGCTCGTGGGCGACGAGATCACCCTGCTCTCGCCGATGGGCGAGCTCGGGCCGATGGGCGTGATGCCGCGGACGCGCAGGTTCCGGGTCGCGGCGATCTTCTACAGCGGGATGTACGAGTACGACGCGACGCACGCGTACATCAGGCTCGACGTCGCCCAGAGCTTCTTCAGCATGGGCGACCACATCAGCCAGATCGACGTCCGCGTGCCGGATCCCGAGCGGGTCGCGGAGGTGACGCCGCTCGTCGAGGCCGCGGCCGTGAAGCTCAGCGAGGAGGGCAAGGAGCCGCTCCGGGTGCGCGACTGGGTGGAGATGAACAAGAACCTCTTCAGCGCCCTCAAGCTGGAGAAGATCGCGACGTTCATCATCCTCTCCATCGCCATCGCGGTCGCGAGCTTCTGCATCGTCTGCACATTGCTGTTGATGGTGACCGAGAAGGGCAAGGAGATCGCGATCCTGAAGGCGCTCGGGGCCTCGGACGGCGCGATCATGCGCATCTTCATGCTCGAGGGCGTCATCATCGGCGGCATCGGCACCGTGTTCGGCGTGGGCACGGCGTTTGCTGCCTGCTCGGGCCTCGCGCGCTTCGGCGTCCGGCTGGATCCCGAGGTGTATTACATCGATCGATTGCCGGTGAACGTGAACGAGGGCGACTACGCGATGGTCGCGGTCGCCGCGCTCATCATCTGCACGATCGCCACCCTTTATCCGGCCCGCGCGGCGTCGAGGCTCTCGCCCGTCGACGGGCTCCGGTACGAGTGAGCCCATGAGCGAGCCGCTCATCGTCATCGAGAATCTGCAGAAGTCCTTCATCCACATGGGGAGCAGGCTCGACGTGCTCCGCGGCATCGACCTCGTGATCGATCAAGGCGAGGTCTTGGCGATCGTCGGCCCCTCGGGCGCGGGCAAGAGCACGCTGCTGCATTGTATCGGCACCCTGGATCTGCCGACGAGCGGCAGGATCAAGCTCGCCGGTGAGCACCTCGTGGGCCTGCCGAGCGCGCGCCTCGCGGCGATCCGGAACCGCACGATCGGCTTCGTGTTCCAGTTCCACCACCTCCTGCCCGAGTTCAATGCGCTGGAGAACGTGATGATGCCCGGCCTGATCCAGGGCAAATCACGCAAGGAGATGGAGGGGCCCGCGACGGCGCTGCTCACGGAGGTGGGCCTCGCGCACCGCGTGACGCACAGGCCGGGCGAGCTCTCGGGCGGCGAGCAGCAACGCGTGGCCCTCGCCCGCGCGCTCGTGCTCTCGCCGAAGCTTTTGCTCGCCGACGAGCCGACGGGAAACCTCGATTCGAGCACCTCGAAGGCGATGCACGAGCTCTTCTTCGAGATCAACCGCAAGCACGGCACGACGATCGTGGTCGTCACGCACAACCCGAGCTTCGCCGAGTCGATGCCGCGCATGGTGACGGTGACGGACGGCAAGATCGAGAGCGACGTGCGGCGTGGCCATTCGCCATTCGAGGCCGAACGAGCCAAGGCGGCGGAGGCGTCCGCGGAGGCGCCGGCGGCCGAGGCCTAGGGTTTGGCCGGGTAAACCATTCCCTAGCGCTTCAATCCGGCCTTCTCCGCGATCTTCGTGCTCGATTGCGCCGCGCGCACGGGGGCCGAATACGGGTACATGATCGCGACGCCCTCGGTCGTGACCGTACGCGCGCCGTCGTCGCGCACGATCTCGAGGATCGTCGCGTCGTCGATCGTGGCCATCGCGGCCTGGATCGTGGCCAGGTCCTTCGCGGCGGGCACGTGCTTCGGCGTCCGGACCCCGCCGGGCAGGCCCATCACGTGGACCATGGCGGCGGCGGCCTCCTTCGCGTCGCTGCCGCGGAACCAGGCGCCGACGTCGCGGGTATCGAGGTGGCTGCAGCCGGCGTAAAGCGCGGCCCCGTCGGCGCTCGTCTCGCGGGCGATACGCTCGGCGAGCCCGAGGAATCGCTGGCGGCCGTCGAGCTCGAAAAAGAGACGCGCGTATCCCTCGGAGAACGCGATTTCCACCTCGCCTCGTGGCTCGTATCGCACGACCGTGACCGACCCGTCGTTCACCGCCGCGAGCTTCTCGTCCACGTCCGCGCCGAGCTTGTTGTTCTGGCTCGCGGCTTCGATCACCGGGTGCGTGACCATCTTGCCGCCGCTCGGCGCGAGCCACAGCCGCACCGTGAATCCCTCGAGCGGCATCGCGCCCCAGGCGCCGCCGGTCCAGAGCATCGTGCGCGCCGCCTCGCAGGCGCGGGCGAGCCGCTCGCTCCTTTGTTGAGGCGATTCGCTCGCCGGGTCCGCCGACCGGGCGGGCGCGGGCGCGGGCTTTCGGCGCAGCGCCGTCACCGTGATGAGCAGCATCATGCCAATGCCGAGGCCGATGGCGAGCGGGACGAACCGTGATGGCGGGGGGACGTCGGGCTTGGAAGGCCGCTTCGGCGCGCGCTTTCCGCGAGGGGGAGCCTGCATGGGCGGAGCTTACTCCACCCACGCAGGTCGGGGGAACCGCGCTCGTCCGGACCCGGGAGGTTTTTCCGGATCCGGACGGACGCTCATTGCATCAAGGGCAGGCCATGCCGTTGTTGCAGTCGTTCGGGCATTCCTGGCAGACGCCGCAGATGATGATCGCGTTGTAGTCCGCGACGCCGAACGGATGCGTCTGCTCGCACTGGACCTGGCATTGCACGTCGCCGGCCGGGCACATGTTGATGCAGGCCGAGAGCATGGTGCACTCCGGGTTGTTCAGGCAGATCTGCAGGTCGTCCTCGCAGATGCCGCCCATGGCCATCGAGCAATCGAAGCAGCTCTGGCAGTTGTTCTGGTTGTCGCAGCTCGCCGGGCAGCCGAAGGCCATCGGGTCGACGCCGCAGCTCGAGCCGCACTCCTGGCAGAAGATGCAATCGAGGATGTCGACGTACGTGTCGATCGCGTTCGGGTACTGCTGCGCGCATTGCTGCTGGCAGGCCTGGTCGCAGACGCCGCTCGCGGGGTTCAGGCAGTTGAAGAGGTCGACGCACTCCTGGTTGTTCGCGCAGGTCGCGAGCTCGTCCGAGCAGAGCCCGTCGAACGCGCATTGCTGGCAGGTGCCGCAATCGTTCAGCGTGTCGCAGCCGCCGGCCGGCTGGCAGACGCCGTCGTAGCAGGCGACGCTCGGCAGGCAGGCGTTGCCGCACATGCCGCAGTTCGCCTCGTCCGTCTGCATGTCGACGCACTCGTTGCCGCACTTCGTCGTGCCGGCCGCGCAGCTCCCGCCGCAGGTGCCGTTCGAGCAGACCTCACCGGCGGCGCAGGCGACGCCGCACATGCCGCAGTTGCTCGGGTCGAGCTGCGTGTCGACGCAGAGGTTCCCGCACTTCGTCGTGCCAGGGGCGCATTGTCCGGCGCACTGGCCGTTCGTGCAGACCTGGCCGGCCGCGCAGACGACGCCGCAGGCGCCGCAGTTGCCCGGGTCGCTCTTCGTGTCGACGCAGGTATTCGAGCACTTCGTCGTGCCGCCGACGCAGTTCAGGTTGCACTGGCCGGCCGCGCAGACCTCACCGGCGGCGCAGGCATTGCCGCACATGCCGCAGTTCGAGCCGTCGGTGCTGGTGTCGACGCACTTGTTGCCGCACTTCGTCGTGCCGCCGACGCAGTTGAGCTGGCACATCCCGTTCGAGCAGACCTGGCCGGCGGCGCAGGCGTTGCCGCACATGCCGCAGTTCGCCGTGTCCGTCTTGACGTCGACGCAGAGCGAGCCGCACTTCGTCGTCTGACCGACGCAATTGAGCTGGCACTTGCCGGCCGTGCAGACCTCGCCGAAGGCGCAGGCCGCGCCGCACGCGCCGCAGTTCAGCGGGTCGAGCGACAGGTCGATGCACTTGCCATTGCAGTTCGCCGTGCCGCCGACGCAGGCGAGCTGGCACATCCCGTTCGAGCAGACCTGGTCGTTCGGGCAGGCCGTGCCGCACATCCCGCAGTTCAGCGGGTCGACCGTGGTGTCGACGCACTTGCCATTGCAGTTCGTCGTGCCGCCCACGCAGGCGAGGCTGCAGGAGCCGTTCGCGCAGACCTCACCGGCCGCGCAGGTCTTGCCGCACATGCCGCAGTTCGTCGGGTCGATCGTGGGGTCGACGCACTTGCCATTGCAGTTCGTCGTGCCGCCGACGCATTGCGTGGCGCATTGGCCGTTCGAGCAGGCCTGGCCCGCCGGGCACGCCGTGCCGCACATGCCGCAGTTCAGCGGGTCGATCTTGGTGTCGACGCACTTGCCATTGCAGTTCTGGGTGCCGCCGACGCACGCGAGCCCGCATTGCCCGTTCGCGCAGACCTCGCCGGCCGCGCAGGCCGTGCCGCACATGCCGCAGTTCGCCGGATCGATCTTCGTGTCGACGCACTGGCCTTCGCAGTTCGTCGTGCCGCCGACGCATTGCGTGGCGCATTGCCCGCCGGAGCAGACCTCGCCGGCCGCGCAGGCCGTGCCGCACATGCCGCAGTTCGCGGGGTCGACCGCCGTGTCGACGCACTTGCCGTCGCAGTTCTCGGTGCCGCCTGCGCAGGTCAGGCCGCACATGCCCGCGGAGCAGACCTCGCCGGCCCCGCAGGCCGTGCCGCACATGCCGCAGTTGTTCGGATCGAAGTCCGTGATCGTGCAGGCGCCGTCGCATTCGGTTTGTCCGGGCGGACACGCGCTCCCGCCGCCCGCGCCGCCCTGGCCGCCCTGGCCGCCCCCGCCCTGGGCCATGCCGCCCTGGCCGCCCGTGGCGCCCGCGCCGCCGTCGCCGCCCGTGGCGCCGGAGCCGCCGTTGCCGCCGTTGCCGGTGGTGTTCGACCCGCCGTCGCTACACCCCGTCCACGAAGCCACGGCGAGGCTCATGAAAGCCGCCGTGAGCGCCCATCGCCACCCCCCGCGGGGGGATTGCGCCTTGTTGCTCATCGTTGTTGAAACCTTCCTGTAAGCAGCACAACTGCGATTTCAGTGTCATTTCCGTCCGCTGCGGCACGGTCGTCCGCGATCGTCGGCATTGCGGCCGCGCTCGCGGGCTTTTCGAGGCGGCCATGCCGCAGTCGGGAAGGAAGTGATCCGCTGGAATCGCCCCGGGGACCGTCCCTCGGGCGACCGACCTTACCACTGCCCGGACGGACAAGGAAGCGTTCGGGCGGCTCTTGGGCGGACGAGAAATGTCCGAAATTCAGGAGAGGCGTCTGTTAAAGCGGCATTTTATCTAGCCAAGCCGCTGGTGCAGGATCTCAGCCGCGCGCAAGGCCATCGCCATGATGGTCATCTGCGGGTTCACGCCGAGCGAGGAGGGGATGGCGCTGCCGTCGCATACATAGAGGCCGGCGACGTCGTGGGCCTCGTGGTCGGGGCCGAGGCAGGAGCGGGCGGGATTCGTGCCGATGCGGCAGGTCCCGAGGGGGTGGTACGCCGTCACCTCGATGTCGCCCGGCTGGATGCGGCTCGACCGGAGGCGGTCGAGGGCCTGCTTCGAGCTCACCTCGTCGTGCCCCGCGACAAAAGGCAAGACGCGGCGCGCGCCGGCGGCCTGGAAGACCTCGCAGAGGATCTCGACGCCGCGCTGGAGGAGCCGCGTGTCCCGCCCGTTCATGCGGTAGAGCGGGAGCGGCCGGCCGCCGGGCCCGGCGCGGACCTCGCCGCGGCTATGGTCCTGGATCATGAAGCCGAACGTCGCGAGGTACGGATATTTCTCCATCAGCTCGACGTACCGCGGCCCCGACCAGGGCACGCCGAGCGCGGCCACGTCGAAGGGGAGCGAGCCTCCCTCGAAGAGCAGGCCCTCCTCGGCGAACTGGTCGATCGAATACCCTTGCGGGATCCCGTTCCATTGGTCGACGCGGTCGTCGAAGAGCGCCATGACCTTCGAGGCCGGGTGGATCGAGAGGTTTTTCCCGAGCATCCCCGAGGAGAGGCAAGCGCCGCTCCTGCGCAGGAGCAGCGGCGTCATCAGCGTGCCGCCGGCGACGACGACGGCGTCGGCGCGGACCCGGAGGCGCGGCGCGCGGCCGTCCCGGCGTTCGGCGCCGAGCGTCGCGGTCACGCCGCGGGCGCGGCCGGCCACGATGTCCACGAAATCGACACGCGCGGCCGTCACGAGCTCGGCGCCTTTGGAGAGCGCGGCGGGCACGTAGCTCACGTCGGTGGATCGTTTCGCGCCCGTGGGGCAGCCGAAACAACAGATACCCTGTCCGTCGCAATCGGGGGCGTTGCGGTTCAGGGCGTGGTGGTGGAGGCCGAGGTGCTCGGCGCCGCGTGCGATGATCCCGGCGATCTTGCCGAGGTGGAGCGGGCTCGCGGGGGCGACGCCGAGCATCGCCTCGACGCGCTCGTAATAAGGGCCGAGGCCCTCGGGCGAGAAATCGCCGGGCAGGCCGTGGTGATCGCGCCAGTAGGCGAAGGTGCGCGCCGGGGCGCGGTAGCAGGTGCCCGAGTTGATGACCGTGCTGCCGCCGACGGCGCGCCCGGCCCATACCGGGATGTTCACGTTGCCGCCGAGCGCGACGGTCATGCCCTTGTCGCGATAGAGGTCGCGATAGGCCCTGGAGGGCCGGCCGTTGAAGCTCGAGCGCCTGTGGTAATGGCCCTCCTCCAGCAAGAGCACGGCCCGCCCGCGCGAGGCGAGCTCGTAGGCCGCGGCGGCGCCGCCCGCGCCCGTGCCGACGACGACGACCTCGCATTCGAGGTCGAGATCCGCGCTCACGTCGCGCCCGTCGGTCACCCGGGCGAGCCAGCGGGGGTTCTCGTCGCGCACCGTCTCGAGCTCGTAGCGGCAGCCGACGTGGCGGAACATCTCGGGCCGGTCGAAATGCATGGCCTTGAGCGGCGTGAGCAGGACGCGGAGGACCTCGCGGATCGGCAGCAGCCGCGATTGCTCGAAGCGCTCGAGGGCCGAGAGGCGCTCTTCGGGGGCGAGGGCCGAGAAGGGGCGGCGCTTCGTGGGGACCGTGGAGAGCTCGACGGCCCAGAGGGCGGCCTGGAAGACGCGGATCGCGTCCCGGGGGATGTCGGACAGGTAGCGGACCGTGGCCTCGGCGGTCTTGCGGCCGGCGCCTTCGAGGAAGGCGCCGGGGGGGATGGCGGCCTCGGCGACGGCCGTGAGGATGTCGAGCTCGCGCGCGGAGAGCCACGCCTCGTGGCCGGCCTGCGCGGGCTGTGCCTTGGGAAGGGGGACGGAGAGCGAAGGCTCCGGGTGAGCGACCATGCTTTGGCTCCCTTGCGTACTAAAAATTCTGTAGCGAAAGAACGCTCAGAACACAAGGGGGCGAGCACGGCCGTCGCGCGGGCGAGCCCTCACTCGATCGGCAGGATGATCAGCGGGCTCGAGTGGTGCAGGTTGAGCGTCTCCCAGGCCTCGTCGTCGACGGCGACGCCGCGGGGGCCTTCGCGCAGGTGGCCGAGCACGGCGCGGAAGAAGGGCGGCTCGGGCATCTCGACGGCGAGGATGCCTTTGCGGTCGCCCGGCACCGGGGAGTAGGGGCGGTCGGCGCGGGTGCGCTTCGTGTCGGCGATGAGGGAGATCTCATCCATCCGCGCCGTGTAGTGCGGGCCGCCGTCGAAGGGGTCGACGCGGTGGGCGTACCGGAAGCCGATGCGGCGCAGGAGCTTCTCGACCCCGCGCGTCTGCAGGCCGGTCTTGCCGATGACCTTCTGGGCCTCCTCGGACATGAGGGTCGCGTGGATGACGCCCTCGGGGAAGAGGCCCTTGATGAACTCCTTGTTCTTCTTCGAGAGCCGGTCGGCCTCGCCGTACGTGAGGCCGGTGAAGCGCCGGCCGAGGGCCTCCCAGAGGTGGCTCGTGCCGTCGGGCTCGAGCGGGGGCATGAGCTCGGCGAGGATCTCCTGCTGGAAGAGCTCGCGGTGGGCGGCGAGGTAGAGGAACCGGACGTACGAGATGAACGTGCCGAGCCTGTCGGTGCGGCGGTACTCGGGCATGATCACGAGGCCGCCGATCTCGGTCGGGCCGTCGTACGAGTAACCGATGCGCAGGAGCGTGTGGTAGAAATGCCGGTCGATCGTGGCCGAGTACCGCTCCTCGTCGATGACGTCGAAGTAGATGTAGGGCGCGCCTCGCCGGCCGAGCTGGGCGATGATCATCGACGTGCCGATGATGTGCTCCTTCTGCCGGTCGATGAGGACGAAGACGTACTGCCGGAGGCGCGGATCCTTGATCTCGCCGGTGAAGCTCTTGTGGGAGAGGCTCACGATCTCGTGAATCTCGTCCCGATCGTGCGGCAGGTTGACCGAGTTGAGGTGTCGCGCGACGCGGAGCATTTGCTCCTCATCACCGAGGGTGGCGGCGCGGATCTCGAAGGGCAGCATGGGAAACGGGGGTCGGGGGCGGTTGGGCTCGGCTCGTCCGAGCGTAGCGGCGGCCCCCAGCGGCGCGAAGCCTAGATGGGCGAGCGACCTTGGGCCACCGGCGACGGCAACATGCGAAGCCGGCCCCGCGGAGACTGTACCATCGGTGTATGCGTTAGCCCGAACAGCAGGCGCTGGTCCAGTTCTCTCCCATGTCCCGTTTCGTGCAGCCGTCCCCCGCGATGACCGGGTTCCGGCTGTAAAACGTTCCGCCCTCGTAACGATAAGCGGCCGGGTGGCCAGCGTAATGCGCCTTGCAGTCGTCGTCGAAACGCGGGGTGCGGGTGCGATGGACGGGGGCGGGGGAAGCGGGGGCGTCGGGCGTGGCCGTGGAGGCCCCGGCGGGGCTCGTGGTGGCCTCGGCGCGGGCCGGAAGGACGACGCCGCGGAGGGAGCAAGCCTTGCCGTTCCAGGAGCGCCCAGGCTCACACAGCGGCTCGCCCTTCACGCGGACGCAGGCGCCGCCGCGCGCCTCGGTGTCGGGGGGGCAGGTGAGCGGGGTCTGCGACTTGGCGCATCGCACGCCGAGGGAAGCGCTCCACTTGTGGGGCTCGTACCGGTTGCGGAGGGCCGTGCGTAGCCACTTGGGGAAGCGGCGGCTCCAGCTCCCGCCGCGGTAGACGCGGTGGGTGCCGGTGGTGGCCACGTCGGGGTAGGGGCCGTAGACGGTGGAGGTCCATTCCCAGACGTTGCCCGACATGTCGTGCAGGCCAAAACCACCGGCGGGGAAGGAGGCGACGGGGCAGGAGCCTGGGTGGTCGTAGCAGGCGTGTTTTTCGTCGGGCGGGTCGTCGCCCCAGGAGAACTTGTGGTGCTCGTTGCCGCTTCGCGCGGCGTACTCCCACTCGCGCTCGGTGGGCAGGCGCTTCCCGGCGAAGGCGCAGTAGGCCTCGGCCTGGTGGAAGTCGATGCAACTGATGGGGTGGTTTGCCTTGTCGGGGGCGTCGCCGGGGCAGAAGGACTCGCCGGTGTGCGCGGGGGTGCAGGCGCCGGCGGCGACACAGGCGCGGTAGGCGGCGACGGTGACCTCGGTGCGGTCGAGGTAGAAGCCGGCGAGGACGACCTCGTGCATCGGCTTCTCCTCGGGCAACCCCTCGAGCGCGCGCGAGCCCATGAGGTAGATGGCCGGCGGGAGGGCGATCATGCCCTCGGGCGGAGGCACGGGCGCGGGAGCGGAAGCGGTCGCAGGAGCGGTCGCGGGAGCGGCAGCGGTCGCGGTGACGTGTGTCGACGCGGGTGCAGGTGCAGGGGGCGTTTCGGTGCTGCATCCGAGAGCCACGGCGGCGAGCAACGGAAGGAGCAGGACCGGGCGATCCACGGCGCGGAGCATGCCGGAGGGCCGCGACGGTCTGCAAACAAACTCAGCCGAGCCGCGCGATCTGCTCCCGCAGCGCCGCGTCCATCGCGTCGAGCGGCGCTCGCTCGCCCGTGTAGAGCTCGAACTGCCGCGCCGCCTGGTGCAAGAGCATACGCCCGCCGTGGATCACGCGCGCGCCGCGCCGGCTCGCCGCGCGCACGAGCGCCGTCTCGATCGGCTTGTACACGATGTCCATCACCACGAGCCCCGGGCGCATCGCGTCCTCGGGCACGGGGGTTTGGGGGCGCAGCTCCGCTTGTCGGAGCGGAGCCCCCAAGCGTTGACCAGCGCTTTCGGCGGCGATCTCACCCATGCCCACCGACGTCGCGTTCACGACGACGTCGTACCTCGCCGCGTGCTTCGCCTCGTCCGCGCCTCGCGCGCTTCCACCGACCTCGGCGGCGAGCGCCTCGGCCTTGTCGAGGCTACGGTTCGCGACGACCACCGCGGCCCCTGCGTCCGCGAGCCCGTGCGCCACGGCGCGCCCGGCGCCGCCCGCCCCGAGCACGAGCGCGCGCGCGCCCTTCACGGGACCGAGCTCCTCGAGCGCCCGCACCGCGCCCACGCAGTCGGTGTTGTACCCGCGCAGGCGCCCGTCCTCCTGCACGACCGTGTTCACCGCGCCGATCCGCGCGGCCAGGGGATCGATCTCGTCGAGCAGCGGCATGATCTCCTGCTTGTACGGCATCGACACGCCGAGCCCGCGGATCCCGAGCGCGCGCATGCCCGTGATCGCGCCGCCGAGGTCCGTCACGCGGAACGGCACGTACGTGAACGGCAAGCCGAGCGCGCGGTAACCCGCGAGGTGCATCGCCGCGCCGAGCGAGACCGGATAAAGCGAAATCGATCCACAAAGCGTGAGCCGCGCATCGGGGGCCTTCGCGTTCGTCATGCGCGCAGGCTGGATCGGCCTCGACCGTGATGCTACCGAGCAGCACGCGATGGCCTCGTTCGAGCCTTCCCTGACGCTCCCCGAAGAGGAAGCAGAAGCGCCCGTCGCCTCGCGACGCAAGCGCCTCTTCGCGATCCTGTTCAAGCGGGCGTGCAAGATCCTCGCCCTCGTCGTGGTGCTGACGGCGGCGCGCGCCTCGCTCGCCGACCAGTACCACGTGCCCACGGGCTCGATGTGGCCGACGATCGAGCCCGGGGATCGCATCTTCGTGGTGAAGGCCGCCTACGGCCTGCGTATCCCCTTCACCGAGGCCTGGCTCTTCCACCACAAGAGCCCGCGCCCGGGGGACGTCGTGGTCTTCGCGGATCCACGCGGCGGCGCGATCCCGCTGGTCAAGCGCGTCGTCGCCACGGCCGGACAAACCGTGGCGGTGAAGCGAGGGATCCTCTACATCGACGGGCGTCCGCAGCGCATCGAGCGCCTGCCGGACGGCCGGTTCCTCGAGCACCTCGGCCCGCGCGCGCACGAGTCCGGAGGTCGTGACTTCGAGGACTTCGGCCCGGCGGTGGTGCCCGCCG is drawn from Polyangium spumosum and contains these coding sequences:
- the lepB gene encoding signal peptidase I, which gives rise to MSRASGAFAFVMRAGWIGLDRDATEQHAMASFEPSLTLPEEEAEAPVASRRKRLFAILFKRACKILALVVVLTAARASLADQYHVPTGSMWPTIEPGDRIFVVKAAYGLRIPFTEAWLFHHKSPRPGDVVVFADPRGGAIPLVKRVVATAGQTVAVKRGILYIDGRPQRIERLPDGRFLEHLGPRAHESGGRDFEDFGPAVVPADHLFVMGDNRPASLDSRVMGTVPSALVRGQVLGVIFRGEGFDWERVFRWIR
- a CDS encoding shikimate dehydrogenase family protein, encoding MTNAKAPDARLTLCGSISLYPVSLGAAMHLAGYRALGLPFTYVPFRVTDLGGAITGMRALGIRGLGVSMPYKQEIMPLLDEIDPLAARIGAVNTVVQEDGRLRGYNTDCVGAVRALEELGPVKGARALVLGAGGAGRAVAHGLADAGAAVVVANRSLDKAEALAAEVGGSARGADEAKHAARYDVVVNATSVGMGEIAAESAGQRLGAPLRQAELRPQTPVPEDAMRPGLVVMDIVYKPIETALVRAASRRGARVIHGGRMLLHQAARQFELYTGERAPLDAMDAALREQIARLG